In the genome of Dioscorea cayenensis subsp. rotundata cultivar TDr96_F1 chromosome 1, TDr96_F1_v2_PseudoChromosome.rev07_lg8_w22 25.fasta, whole genome shotgun sequence, one region contains:
- the LOC120261268 gene encoding pentatricopeptide repeat-containing protein At2g29760, chloroplastic-like isoform X2, with amino-acid sequence MAAILAKPSPSIARCLPMGTSLTTTPFLSSSKLALASPTLASAWESMGLSSAMVLRISIHSSRHRWYSDAIRVFRMMQDGSNARADEITMLGVISACAHLGALDMGKWVHAYVDRCCMRLTTNLGTALINMYARCGEIETASSLFDNMKEKDVRAWSVMISGLALNGLAKEALDLFAEMQNAGVKPDSVTITGVLSACSHAGYVQKGMKLLDEMQELYFVEPTIEHYGCVVDLLGRAGELEKALALIKRMRLKPDVMIWGAMLVACRVHKNVEIGEMAAKEMLELDSQNAGALVFLSNVYAAIGKWDMVEQVRCLMKEQRIRKPPGSSSIELDGVVHEFLSGDTLHPQSDQIYRMLDEILRLAVLRGYRPVIGGVPFDINEEDKEVCISQHSEKLALAFGLINSEGGTVIRIVKNLRICEDCHSVMQLVSELFNRIVIVRDRNRFHHYKDGACSCKNYW; translated from the exons ATGGCGGCGATCCTTGCGAAGCCATCGCCCTCTATTGCCAGATGCTTGCCGATGGGTACGTCCCTAACAACTACACCTTTCCTTTCGTCCTCAAAGCTTGCACTCGCATCGCCGACCCTCGCGTCGGCCTGGGAGTCCATGGGACTCTCATCCGCCATGGTTTTGAGGATTTCGATCCATTCATCCAGACATCGCTG GTACAGTGATGCGATTCGTGTGTTTAGGATGATGCAGGATGGATCCAATGCTCGTGCCGATGAGATAACAATGCTTGGTGTCATCTCTGCGTGTGCGCATCTGGGGGCTTTGGATATGGGGAAATGGGTGCACGCTTATGTCGATCGGTGTTGCATGAGGTTGACGACGAACCTAGGAACGGCGCTGATCAATATGTATGCTAGGTGCGGGGAGATTGAAACCGCAAGCTCTTTGTTTGACAACATGAAAGAGAAGGATGTCAGGGCTTGGAGTGTGATGATTAGCGGGTTGGCGTTGAATGGTTTGGCAAAGGAGGCGCTTGATCTCTTTGCCGAGATGCAGAATGCCGGAGTTAAACCAGACTCAGTGACAATCACCGGTGTCTTGAGTGCTTGTAGTCATGCTGGATACGTGCAAAAAGGGATGAAATTGCTGGATGAAATGCAGGAGCTTTACTTCGTGGAACCTACGATCGAGCATTATGGTTGTGTTGTTGATTTGTTGGGCAGAGCTGGGGAGTTGGAAAAGGCATTGGCTTTGATCAAAAGAATGCGTTTGAAACCAGATGTGATGATTTGGGGTGCGATGCTTGTGGCTTGTAGAGTTCACAAGAATGTCGAGATTGGTGAAATGGCTGCCAAGGAGATGTTGGAGTTGGATTCACAGAATGCAGGGGCTCTTGTGTTTCTATCTAATGTGTATGCAGCCATTGGGAAATGGGATATGGTTGAGCAAGTGAGATGCTTGATGAAAGAGCAGAGAATACGAAAACCTCCGGGATCGAGTTCAATTGAATTGGATGGTGTTGTTCATGAGTTCTTGTCAGGAGACACTTTGCATCCTCAGTCTGATCAGATATATAGAATGCTTGATGAGATACTGAGACTTGCCGTTCTCCGAGGGTACAGACCAGTTATTGGAGGTGTTCCATTCGATATCAATGAGGAAGACAAGGAGGTGTGCATTTCTCAACATAGCGAAAAACTTGCACTTGCATTTGGATTGATAAATTCTGAGGGAGGGACCGTTATTCGCATCGTGAAGAATCTGAGAATCTGTGAGGACTGTCACTCTGTGATGCAGTTGGTGTCGGAGCTTTTCAATCGGATTGTCATTGTGCGAGACCGGAATCGTTTCCATCATTACAAAGATGGTGCTTGTTCTTGTAAAAATTACTGGTGA
- the LOC120261268 gene encoding pentatricopeptide repeat-containing protein At4g21065-like isoform X1: MRTRKLSFVSIAPNPTVTSRQISNSNLNSNQKFPPSSLNHLKRIHAKLLRSGEILDTLAAGKLISDIVASGATNLGYARSLFAWIQPPLNTFMWNSLIRGYAHGGDPCEAIALYCQMLADGYVPNNYTFPFVLKACTRIADPRVGLGVHGTLIRHGFEDFDPFIQTSLVNFYASCGCIVVAQKLFDRSPQRDVTSWNALIKAYIGCCRYSDAIRVFRMMQDGSNARADEITMLGVISACAHLGALDMGKWVHAYVDRCCMRLTTNLGTALINMYARCGEIETASSLFDNMKEKDVRAWSVMISGLALNGLAKEALDLFAEMQNAGVKPDSVTITGVLSACSHAGYVQKGMKLLDEMQELYFVEPTIEHYGCVVDLLGRAGELEKALALIKRMRLKPDVMIWGAMLVACRVHKNVEIGEMAAKEMLELDSQNAGALVFLSNVYAAIGKWDMVEQVRCLMKEQRIRKPPGSSSIELDGVVHEFLSGDTLHPQSDQIYRMLDEILRLAVLRGYRPVIGGVPFDINEEDKEVCISQHSEKLALAFGLINSEGGTVIRIVKNLRICEDCHSVMQLVSELFNRIVIVRDRNRFHHYKDGACSCKNYW, encoded by the coding sequence ATGAGAACTCGCAAGCTCTCCTTCGTCTCCATCGCGCCAAATCCGACCGTTACTTCCCGCCAAATTTCAAATTCGAATTTGAATTCGAATCAGAAGTTCCCGCCTTCGTCCCTGAATCATCTCAAGCGCATCCATGCAAAGCTCCTCCGGAGCGGCGAGATCCTTGATACCCTCGCCGCCGGGAAGCTCATTTCCGACATCGTCGCCTCCGGCGCCACCAATCTAGGCTACGCTCGCTCCCTCTTCGCCTGGATTCAGCCCCCGCTCAACACCTTCATGTGGAACTCGTTAATCCGAGGCTACGCTCATGGCGGCGATCCTTGCGAAGCCATCGCCCTCTATTGCCAGATGCTTGCCGATGGGTACGTCCCTAACAACTACACCTTTCCTTTCGTCCTCAAAGCTTGCACTCGCATCGCCGACCCTCGCGTCGGCCTGGGAGTCCATGGGACTCTCATCCGCCATGGTTTTGAGGATTTCGATCCATTCATCCAGACATCGCTGGTGAATTTCTACGCTTCTTGTGGTTGTATAGTAGTTGCACAGAAACTGTTTGATAGAAGTCCTCAGAGAGATGTCACCTCTTGGAATGCGCTTATTAAGGCATACATTGGATGCTGTAGGTACAGTGATGCGATTCGTGTGTTTAGGATGATGCAGGATGGATCCAATGCTCGTGCCGATGAGATAACAATGCTTGGTGTCATCTCTGCGTGTGCGCATCTGGGGGCTTTGGATATGGGGAAATGGGTGCACGCTTATGTCGATCGGTGTTGCATGAGGTTGACGACGAACCTAGGAACGGCGCTGATCAATATGTATGCTAGGTGCGGGGAGATTGAAACCGCAAGCTCTTTGTTTGACAACATGAAAGAGAAGGATGTCAGGGCTTGGAGTGTGATGATTAGCGGGTTGGCGTTGAATGGTTTGGCAAAGGAGGCGCTTGATCTCTTTGCCGAGATGCAGAATGCCGGAGTTAAACCAGACTCAGTGACAATCACCGGTGTCTTGAGTGCTTGTAGTCATGCTGGATACGTGCAAAAAGGGATGAAATTGCTGGATGAAATGCAGGAGCTTTACTTCGTGGAACCTACGATCGAGCATTATGGTTGTGTTGTTGATTTGTTGGGCAGAGCTGGGGAGTTGGAAAAGGCATTGGCTTTGATCAAAAGAATGCGTTTGAAACCAGATGTGATGATTTGGGGTGCGATGCTTGTGGCTTGTAGAGTTCACAAGAATGTCGAGATTGGTGAAATGGCTGCCAAGGAGATGTTGGAGTTGGATTCACAGAATGCAGGGGCTCTTGTGTTTCTATCTAATGTGTATGCAGCCATTGGGAAATGGGATATGGTTGAGCAAGTGAGATGCTTGATGAAAGAGCAGAGAATACGAAAACCTCCGGGATCGAGTTCAATTGAATTGGATGGTGTTGTTCATGAGTTCTTGTCAGGAGACACTTTGCATCCTCAGTCTGATCAGATATATAGAATGCTTGATGAGATACTGAGACTTGCCGTTCTCCGAGGGTACAGACCAGTTATTGGAGGTGTTCCATTCGATATCAATGAGGAAGACAAGGAGGTGTGCATTTCTCAACATAGCGAAAAACTTGCACTTGCATTTGGATTGATAAATTCTGAGGGAGGGACCGTTATTCGCATCGTGAAGAATCTGAGAATCTGTGAGGACTGTCACTCTGTGATGCAGTTGGTGTCGGAGCTTTTCAATCGGATTGTCATTGTGCGAGACCGGAATCGTTTCCATCATTACAAAGATGGTGCTTGTTCTTGTAAAAATTACTGGTGA
- the LOC120261279 gene encoding nucleolar GTP-binding protein 1 isoform X1 — MNGGRTFNLLQQWRIPPGQSLSGRRERLGYQILKGHFFPVKVWNCCSFRCCQELQSNVGDVVENSSAFGSDIALKIGTPGKPAQNHKSLGAFQMLPIVMPSIDILASAKRKARNVPPTRGIANLAKRERNKGAKQLDALMKELAVPLRQYTENFPNKQYLHPYERSLIELTLGDGNYEEVLRRVDSLRKKIVSIGKQQASLCAQSMSKREAEERLNEGLKKIEEVFHIGSNAVEDLLHVAKTLRAMPVVDLEKPTLCLVGAPNVGKSSLVRILSTGKPEVCNYPFTTRGILMGHIVLNYERFQVTDTPGLLMRHDEDRNNLERLTLAVLSHLPTAVLYVHDLSGECGTSPDDQFTTYKEMKERFSNHLWLDVVSKCDLLQVSPASNLQDDMEKYKSFGPEGAIRVSVKSEFGLPELKERVHGMLISQMAKIRNETNSKES; from the exons ATGAATGGCGGCAGGACGTTCAATCTCTTGCAGCAATGGCGGATTCCTCCTGGTCAATCGTTGAGCGGGAGAAGGGAGAGATTGGGTTATCAGATTCTCAAGG GCCATTTTTTTCCAGTGAAAGTGTGGAATTGTTGTTCCTTTCGCTGTTGTCAGGAGTTGCAATCTAATGTTGGTGATGTTGTGGAAAATTCATCTGCCTTTGGATCTGATATTGCTCTCAAAATTGGCACCCCG GGAAAACCTGCACAAAATCATAaaagccttggagcatttcagATGCTACCAATCGTTATGCCTTCAATTGATATTCTTGCTTCAGCCAAGAGAAAAGCAAGAAATGTACCTCCTACCAGAG GGATTGCAAACCTTGCAAAACGAGAGAGGAACAAAGGTGCAAAACAGCTGGATGCGTTGATGAAA GAATTAGCTGTTCCTTTGAGACAATATACGGAGAACTTCCCTAACAAACAATACCTGCATCCATATGAGCGGTCCCTTATTGAGCTAACTCTTGGAGATGGTAACTATGAGGAG GTATTAAGGAGAGTTGATTCACTTAGGAAGAAAATTGTATCTATTGGAAAGCAACAAGCATCTCTTTGCGCGCAG TCCATGTCAAAGCGTGAAGCAGAAGAGCGGCTAAACGAG GGTTTAAAGAAGATTGAGGAAGTATTCCATATTGGGAGTAATGCTGTAGAGGATTTGTTGCATGTTGCAAAG ACATTGCGTGCTATGCCAGTTGTAGATTTAGAAAAACCAACACTCTGTCTTGTTGGAGCACCAAATGTGGGGAAATCATCATTAGTTCGAATACTTTCAACGGGGAAGCCAGAG GTTTGCAACTACCCTTTTACAACTAGAGGTATTCTCATGGGTCACattgttttgaattatgagCGCTTTCAG GTTACTGATACTCCTGGACTTCTTATGAGGCATGACG AGGACAGGAATAATCTAGAAAGATTAACACTCGCCGTGCTCTCTCATTTGCCAACTGCTGTATTATATGTCCATGACCTCTCTGGAGAATGTGGGACCTCACCTGATGATCAG TTTACCACATACAAAGAGATGAAGGAGAGATTCAGCAATCATCTTTGGCTTGATGTTGTTTCCAAGTGTGATTTGCTGCAAGTTTCCCCAGCAAGCAACCTTCAAGATGATATGGAAAAATACAAAAGCTTTGGACCTGAGGGAGCCATCCGAGTTTCGGTCAAAAGTGAATTTGGTCTTCCAGAG CTCAAGGAAAGAGTCCATGGCATGTTGATCTCTCAAATGGCGAAAATCAGAAATGAGACAAACAGCAAAGAGAGCTAA
- the LOC120261279 gene encoding uncharacterized protein LOC120261279 isoform X2: MNGGRTFNLLQQWRIPPGQSLSGRRERLGYQILKGHFFPVKVWNCCSFRCCQELQSNVGDVVENSSAFGSDIALKIGTPGKPAQNHKSLGAFQMLPIVMPSIDILASAKRKARNVPPTRGIANLAKRERNKGAKQLDALMKELAVPLRQYTENFPNKQYLHPYERSLIELTLGDGNYEEVLRRVDSLRKKIVSIGKQQASLCAQSMSKREAEERLNEGLKKIEEVFHIGSNAVEDLLHVAKVTDTPGLLMRHDEDRNNLERLTLAVLSHLPTAVLYVHDLSGECGTSPDDQFTTYKEMKERFSNHLWLDVVSKCDLLQVSPASNLQDDMEKYKSFGPEGAIRVSVKSEFGLPELKERVHGMLISQMAKIRNETNSKES, translated from the exons ATGAATGGCGGCAGGACGTTCAATCTCTTGCAGCAATGGCGGATTCCTCCTGGTCAATCGTTGAGCGGGAGAAGGGAGAGATTGGGTTATCAGATTCTCAAGG GCCATTTTTTTCCAGTGAAAGTGTGGAATTGTTGTTCCTTTCGCTGTTGTCAGGAGTTGCAATCTAATGTTGGTGATGTTGTGGAAAATTCATCTGCCTTTGGATCTGATATTGCTCTCAAAATTGGCACCCCG GGAAAACCTGCACAAAATCATAaaagccttggagcatttcagATGCTACCAATCGTTATGCCTTCAATTGATATTCTTGCTTCAGCCAAGAGAAAAGCAAGAAATGTACCTCCTACCAGAG GGATTGCAAACCTTGCAAAACGAGAGAGGAACAAAGGTGCAAAACAGCTGGATGCGTTGATGAAA GAATTAGCTGTTCCTTTGAGACAATATACGGAGAACTTCCCTAACAAACAATACCTGCATCCATATGAGCGGTCCCTTATTGAGCTAACTCTTGGAGATGGTAACTATGAGGAG GTATTAAGGAGAGTTGATTCACTTAGGAAGAAAATTGTATCTATTGGAAAGCAACAAGCATCTCTTTGCGCGCAG TCCATGTCAAAGCGTGAAGCAGAAGAGCGGCTAAACGAG GGTTTAAAGAAGATTGAGGAAGTATTCCATATTGGGAGTAATGCTGTAGAGGATTTGTTGCATGTTGCAAAG GTTACTGATACTCCTGGACTTCTTATGAGGCATGACG AGGACAGGAATAATCTAGAAAGATTAACACTCGCCGTGCTCTCTCATTTGCCAACTGCTGTATTATATGTCCATGACCTCTCTGGAGAATGTGGGACCTCACCTGATGATCAG TTTACCACATACAAAGAGATGAAGGAGAGATTCAGCAATCATCTTTGGCTTGATGTTGTTTCCAAGTGTGATTTGCTGCAAGTTTCCCCAGCAAGCAACCTTCAAGATGATATGGAAAAATACAAAAGCTTTGGACCTGAGGGAGCCATCCGAGTTTCGGTCAAAAGTGAATTTGGTCTTCCAGAG CTCAAGGAAAGAGTCCATGGCATGTTGATCTCTCAAATGGCGAAAATCAGAAATGAGACAAACAGCAAAGAGAGCTAA